The Salvia splendens isolate huo1 chromosome 20, SspV2, whole genome shotgun sequence nucleotide sequence TAGAGAGTGATGCTATTCCTTTTAGTACCCTTAGGGACATGCTGTTACTGATACATGAAAAAACTAAATCATCGGAAATGTTACCTGCATACTATTTTTACTTGAAGTATCCACTTCTAGTAGATCGCCAAAAAAATTGCATTCCCTGGAAATATTGATAGCATCAATCACTAGGGCTGGGGAATAGTCAGATAGGCACTAGGCAGACAATTATAATGCGGAAAGCAAGATGGAGCATCAATCTTACAACTCGTGGAACCTATAAGATCAACCTAATCCAGGTCAATCGAATCCATTTTTATTTCCAAGATGATAATAAACCAATCAAGTGTGTACCCCTAGAACAATATGCTATGTAACACAACCTATAGCCTATTGCAGAGCAATGAAATTTCAAGATCATTTGACTGCAAGCAGTGGAAAAGCAAATATAACATATTTAACTTCAACAGTTATGTATGATGCTTTCTGAGGATCTGTTGAACATTACTGGAATTGGAAACACTGAAAGTCTAAAGGCTGGCTGATATAGGGTTATTTgtaagagaaaaaatgaaatgttccTGGACAAGTAAATCTAGACCTCAATGGTCCAGAAAACTTGGGGGATGAAATGGGGCGATGGTAAAGCGAAAAATACCAACTCCATAAGTGAGTGATCATATTGAGAGTTGATCCACTATCATGCATGACAACAGCCACCAATAACGGAATAATAAAGAGAGAAAACAGAGTACATGAAACTGAAGAACATACTCATCAATGAGGCCACACCAATCAGGAACATCTGCTTGAAATTCATTGCCAACTCGCACATTGGACATATACGGTTCAGTATCTCTAACCATGAACTCCAAGGACCCCAGTTCCAATTCTGATTCTGAATGCCGATTTCTGCCAGTTTCAGTACTTGTGTTTGCCAAATTGCTGCTTGTAGATTTATCTTTCAATATTTTGTGCTTTTTTTTCAGACAGGAGCTACAAATCCACTCACTAACTGGCAATACTTTTATACGGGGATTATAGCAAGCAGTATGAAATGCATCATCACAATTATCGCATATTAGCATGTTTTTTGAACTGTCCACCTGCTCACATACTTTGCATGACTTCAAACAGTAGTTGTTAGTATTTTCATTAGAAGCCCCATCTCGTCTAACCCAAACTTTATCAAGTAGTCCCTGATCTCTAAGAATTGAAATGCAAATATCTCTTTCTGAAATATCTTCTGGTGCCTTCCCAGCAATCAATGCACCAAAAGAGGAGCATTCCCCTGCATCATCTGTATGAAATTTCAAGGCAGGTGAACTATGTTccaaatttgattttgatgatgAACAATGATCATTAGCACTGCTGTCATTCAAAATTCTGTCCACACCA carries:
- the LOC121780578 gene encoding uncharacterized protein LOC121780578 isoform X4; this encodes MKHGHAFDLMPGTNILRRCSVCCGRHCDGCGEIFKEERKTDDVLHFLSYSRSCSLLSTSSRMSQNFVPTFVYQRRRDHKNSVSFFEIESSGHSAVCSEAPLLAVKECVVSATEHEKEGVRSPVVHPVENNKVTAPSNWFCAGEEAGFEDGLTTGVDRILNDSSANDHCSSSKSNLEHSSPALKFHTDDAGECSSFGALIAGKAPEDISERDICISILRDQGLLDKVWVRRDGASNENTNNYCLKSCKVCEQVDSSKNMLICDNCDDAFHTACYNPRIKVLPVSEWICSSCLKKKHKILKDKSTSSNLANTSTETGRNRHSESELELGSLEFMVRDTEPYMSNVRVGNEFQADVPDWCGLIDEECNFFGDLLEVDTSSKNSMQVKLMHFIIWIKFGIGMLVNFQGWREIGCCTSVRFLWLFIINETTADCDETTADRILYL